The Eleutherodactylus coqui strain aEleCoq1 chromosome 13, aEleCoq1.hap1, whole genome shotgun sequence genome includes a window with the following:
- the LOC136588214 gene encoding oocyte zinc finger protein XlCOF6-like isoform X1 — protein sequence MENEQNHMMERILSLVLEIVYLLIEEDYIIVKKSGDNLVYKSHALSPDVENEEPLEKNKVVDLVNKVLELLTGESNSDLNSDECEETHKKDKEKRNMGVYQSGIKIASSAVKPEVKSTSDPVCVKIDRPDAGVFPKTSMTLCQDSATQTEAPNLSESDSLPEIYIHVPIDQTEYLSVCKKGGLASGDSAFMASNICKPLLHTVVHSPTEENLMTSKEYRSADPKPTTTEYTVVKIKEEPVEWEEDYSRSDELPIQIGCTQTRPKSSISLYPEGLMVQAPTPYTTMQIKQEQPSDEEESLIETGISVSVEQSQRHFILAKSSDGSFRETDIHRGSDNSQMDYGSTFIKGQYYDDNDMQPGAEDLSTTPLYQEPYMEEITYEYYSAHSSNLHQKKDNRDKPFSCSECGKCFKYNSLLLHHSKSHQKKPLICCECGKQYSCKTEFDIHQRIHTGEKPFICSDCGKGFRRKSHMLRHKRIHGDKEIYPCPECGKSFHRQDVLNQHRKIHKTNQVETYTSTKHTLPQNLYATYDKIESFPCSECGESFDDGSQLEEHQGVHAGEKPFSCAECGKSFRFEALLELHWGSHITAVSCPECGKSFASQSLLNHHLKVHAGANDCICSECGKGFPSRSQLVDHYRTHTGEKPYMCPDCGKYFRRKAHVVRHRKIHKGNKPFSCLECGKCFENQEFLERHTKMHKKRRPYICAQCGKSYTKNSHLARHQRIHTRQSTHTCPRCGESFQYPALLNQHMKLHTGKTDYTCPCCMKTFTSEVALLKHQKIHSKEKSFICAECGKSFTFYSHFMRHQTTHTGEKPFECPECGKRFTRDSHLARHQRLHTNP from the exons ATGGAGAATGAACAGAATCATATGATGGAGAGGATCCTGAGCCTTGTCCTGGAGATTGTCTATTTGCTTATCGAAGAG GATTATATAATTGTGAAAAAGTCTGGTGACAATTTGGTGTACAAAAGCCACGCCCTGAGCCCCGATGTGGAGAATGAAGAACCCTTAGAGAAAAACAAGGTAGTAGATCTTGTCAACAAGGTCCTGGAGCTCCTTACTGGAGAG TCAAACAGCGACCTCAATAGTGACGAGTGTGAAGAAACACATAAGAAGGACAAAGAGAAGAGAAATATGGGTGTTTATCAGTCTGGCATTAAGA TAGCGTCATCTGCTGTCAAGCCTGAAGTTAAGTCCACATCTGATCCCGTGTGTGTCAAGATAGATAGACCTGATGCCGGAGTCTTCCCAAAAACCTCCATGACCTTGTGCCAAGATAGCGCAACACAAACTGAGGCACCTAACCTCAGTGAAAGTGACTCTCTACCTGAAATCTACATCCACGTTCCCATTGACCAGACTGAATATTTATCTGTCTGTAAGAAGGGTGGCCTAGCTTCTGGCGACTCAGCGTTCATGGCTAGTAATATATGTAAACCCTTGCTACACACAGTGGTACATAGCCCTACTGAGGAAAATTTAATGACCAGTAAAGAATATAGATCTGCTGATCCTAAACCCACAACAACTGAATATACAGTTGTTAAAATTAAGGAGGAACCTGTTGAGTGGGAGGAAGACTATTCCAGATCAGATGAGCTGCCTATACAAATTGGGTGTACACAGACTAGACCTAAGAGCAGCATTTCTTTATATCCAGAAGGTTTAATGGTCCAAGCACCAACACCATATACAACCATGCAAATAAAGCAAGAACAACCCTCGGACGAAGAGGAATCTCTCATAGAGACTGGAATATCTGTGTCAGTAGAACAATCACAAAGGCACTTCATACTAGCCAAAAGTTCTGATGGGAGTTTCAGAGAGACAGACATCCATAGAGGCTCTGATAATTCCCAGATGGATTATGGCTCCACTTTTATAAAGGGGCAATACTATGATGATAACGACATGCAACCAGGTGCTGAGGATTTGTCAACTACTCCGTTATACCAGGAACCGTATATGGAGGAGATTACATATGAATATTATTCTGCTCATTCTAGCAACTTGCACCAGAAAAAGGACAATCGGGACAAACCCTTTTCCTGCTCAGAGTGTGGAAAGTGTTTTAAATACAATAGTCTTCTTCTCCACCACTCTAAATCCCATCAGAAGAAGCCACTCATATGTTGTGAATGTGGAAAACAGTATTCTTGCAAGACAGAGTTTGATATacatcagaggattcacacaggtgAAAAGCCTTTTATTTGTTCCGACTGTGGGAAAGGCTTCCGGAGGAAATCTCACATGCTCCGACACAAGCGAATTCATGGAGACAAGGAGATATATCCTTGCCCAGAATGTGGCAAGTCTTTTCATCGTCAGGATGTCCTAAACCAGCATCGGAAAATACACAAAACGAACCAAGTGGAGACCTACACTTCCACCAAACACACTCTGCCACAAAACCTCTATGCAACTTATGACAAGATTGAAAGCTTTCCATGCTCTGAATGTGGGGAAAGCTTTGATGATGGTTCACAACTTGAGGAACACCAGGGGGTTCATGcaggggagaaaccattctcTTGTGCAGAATGTGGCAAATCATTCCGTTTTGAAGCCCTTCTGGAGTTGCATTGGGGTAGCCACATTACTGCAGTTTCATGCCCTGAATGTGGAAAGAGCTTTGCAAGTCAGAGTCTTCTTAACCATCACCTGAAGGTTCATGCAGGAGCAAATGATTGCATATGTTCTGAATGCGGCAAGGGATTTCCCAGTCGGtcccagctggttgaccactacAGAACGcatacaggagagaaaccatatatGTGCCCTGATTGTGGAAAGTATTTTCGTAGGAAAGCTCATGTTGTTAGGCATCGCAAAATCCACAAGGGCAATAAACCGTTTTCCTGCCTGGAGTGTGGAAAATGCTTTGAGAATCAAGAGTTTCTTGAGCGACACACAAAGATGCACAAAAAGAGAAGACCGTACATTTGTGCTCAATGTGGTAAAAGTTACACCAAAAATTCTCATCTAGCCAGACACCAGAGGATACACACTAGACAAAGCACACACACATGTCCCAGATGTGGAGAAAGTTTCCAGTATCCAGCCCTCTTGAATCAACACATGAAACTTCATACTGGGAAAACTGACTATACGTGTCCGTGCTGTATGAAGACCTTCACTTCAGAAGTGGCTCTCCTTAAACATCAGAAAATCCATTCAAAGGAAAAATCTTTCATCTGTGCAGAATGTGGTAAAAGTTTCACTTTCTATTCTCATTTCATGAGGCATCAGACCacacacacaggagaaaagcctttCGAGTGTCCAGAGTGTGGAAAGCGGTTCACACGAGATTCACATCTGGCCAGACACCAGCGACTACACACCAACCCATAA
- the LOC136588214 gene encoding oocyte zinc finger protein XlCOF6-like isoform X2 has translation MENEQNHMMERILSLVLEIVYLLIEEDYIIVKKSGDNLVYKSHALSPDVENEEPLEKNKVVDLVNKVLELLTGESNSDLNSDECEETHKKDKEKRNMGVYQSGIKTSSAVKPEVKSTSDPVCVKIDRPDAGVFPKTSMTLCQDSATQTEAPNLSESDSLPEIYIHVPIDQTEYLSVCKKGGLASGDSAFMASNICKPLLHTVVHSPTEENLMTSKEYRSADPKPTTTEYTVVKIKEEPVEWEEDYSRSDELPIQIGCTQTRPKSSISLYPEGLMVQAPTPYTTMQIKQEQPSDEEESLIETGISVSVEQSQRHFILAKSSDGSFRETDIHRGSDNSQMDYGSTFIKGQYYDDNDMQPGAEDLSTTPLYQEPYMEEITYEYYSAHSSNLHQKKDNRDKPFSCSECGKCFKYNSLLLHHSKSHQKKPLICCECGKQYSCKTEFDIHQRIHTGEKPFICSDCGKGFRRKSHMLRHKRIHGDKEIYPCPECGKSFHRQDVLNQHRKIHKTNQVETYTSTKHTLPQNLYATYDKIESFPCSECGESFDDGSQLEEHQGVHAGEKPFSCAECGKSFRFEALLELHWGSHITAVSCPECGKSFASQSLLNHHLKVHAGANDCICSECGKGFPSRSQLVDHYRTHTGEKPYMCPDCGKYFRRKAHVVRHRKIHKGNKPFSCLECGKCFENQEFLERHTKMHKKRRPYICAQCGKSYTKNSHLARHQRIHTRQSTHTCPRCGESFQYPALLNQHMKLHTGKTDYTCPCCMKTFTSEVALLKHQKIHSKEKSFICAECGKSFTFYSHFMRHQTTHTGEKPFECPECGKRFTRDSHLARHQRLHTNP, from the exons ATGGAGAATGAACAGAATCATATGATGGAGAGGATCCTGAGCCTTGTCCTGGAGATTGTCTATTTGCTTATCGAAGAG GATTATATAATTGTGAAAAAGTCTGGTGACAATTTGGTGTACAAAAGCCACGCCCTGAGCCCCGATGTGGAGAATGAAGAACCCTTAGAGAAAAACAAGGTAGTAGATCTTGTCAACAAGGTCCTGGAGCTCCTTACTGGAGAG TCAAACAGCGACCTCAATAGTGACGAGTGTGAAGAAACACATAAGAAGGACAAAGAGAAGAGAAATATGGGTGTTTATCAGTCTGGCATTAAGA CGTCATCTGCTGTCAAGCCTGAAGTTAAGTCCACATCTGATCCCGTGTGTGTCAAGATAGATAGACCTGATGCCGGAGTCTTCCCAAAAACCTCCATGACCTTGTGCCAAGATAGCGCAACACAAACTGAGGCACCTAACCTCAGTGAAAGTGACTCTCTACCTGAAATCTACATCCACGTTCCCATTGACCAGACTGAATATTTATCTGTCTGTAAGAAGGGTGGCCTAGCTTCTGGCGACTCAGCGTTCATGGCTAGTAATATATGTAAACCCTTGCTACACACAGTGGTACATAGCCCTACTGAGGAAAATTTAATGACCAGTAAAGAATATAGATCTGCTGATCCTAAACCCACAACAACTGAATATACAGTTGTTAAAATTAAGGAGGAACCTGTTGAGTGGGAGGAAGACTATTCCAGATCAGATGAGCTGCCTATACAAATTGGGTGTACACAGACTAGACCTAAGAGCAGCATTTCTTTATATCCAGAAGGTTTAATGGTCCAAGCACCAACACCATATACAACCATGCAAATAAAGCAAGAACAACCCTCGGACGAAGAGGAATCTCTCATAGAGACTGGAATATCTGTGTCAGTAGAACAATCACAAAGGCACTTCATACTAGCCAAAAGTTCTGATGGGAGTTTCAGAGAGACAGACATCCATAGAGGCTCTGATAATTCCCAGATGGATTATGGCTCCACTTTTATAAAGGGGCAATACTATGATGATAACGACATGCAACCAGGTGCTGAGGATTTGTCAACTACTCCGTTATACCAGGAACCGTATATGGAGGAGATTACATATGAATATTATTCTGCTCATTCTAGCAACTTGCACCAGAAAAAGGACAATCGGGACAAACCCTTTTCCTGCTCAGAGTGTGGAAAGTGTTTTAAATACAATAGTCTTCTTCTCCACCACTCTAAATCCCATCAGAAGAAGCCACTCATATGTTGTGAATGTGGAAAACAGTATTCTTGCAAGACAGAGTTTGATATacatcagaggattcacacaggtgAAAAGCCTTTTATTTGTTCCGACTGTGGGAAAGGCTTCCGGAGGAAATCTCACATGCTCCGACACAAGCGAATTCATGGAGACAAGGAGATATATCCTTGCCCAGAATGTGGCAAGTCTTTTCATCGTCAGGATGTCCTAAACCAGCATCGGAAAATACACAAAACGAACCAAGTGGAGACCTACACTTCCACCAAACACACTCTGCCACAAAACCTCTATGCAACTTATGACAAGATTGAAAGCTTTCCATGCTCTGAATGTGGGGAAAGCTTTGATGATGGTTCACAACTTGAGGAACACCAGGGGGTTCATGcaggggagaaaccattctcTTGTGCAGAATGTGGCAAATCATTCCGTTTTGAAGCCCTTCTGGAGTTGCATTGGGGTAGCCACATTACTGCAGTTTCATGCCCTGAATGTGGAAAGAGCTTTGCAAGTCAGAGTCTTCTTAACCATCACCTGAAGGTTCATGCAGGAGCAAATGATTGCATATGTTCTGAATGCGGCAAGGGATTTCCCAGTCGGtcccagctggttgaccactacAGAACGcatacaggagagaaaccatatatGTGCCCTGATTGTGGAAAGTATTTTCGTAGGAAAGCTCATGTTGTTAGGCATCGCAAAATCCACAAGGGCAATAAACCGTTTTCCTGCCTGGAGTGTGGAAAATGCTTTGAGAATCAAGAGTTTCTTGAGCGACACACAAAGATGCACAAAAAGAGAAGACCGTACATTTGTGCTCAATGTGGTAAAAGTTACACCAAAAATTCTCATCTAGCCAGACACCAGAGGATACACACTAGACAAAGCACACACACATGTCCCAGATGTGGAGAAAGTTTCCAGTATCCAGCCCTCTTGAATCAACACATGAAACTTCATACTGGGAAAACTGACTATACGTGTCCGTGCTGTATGAAGACCTTCACTTCAGAAGTGGCTCTCCTTAAACATCAGAAAATCCATTCAAAGGAAAAATCTTTCATCTGTGCAGAATGTGGTAAAAGTTTCACTTTCTATTCTCATTTCATGAGGCATCAGACCacacacacaggagaaaagcctttCGAGTGTCCAGAGTGTGGAAAGCGGTTCACACGAGATTCACATCTGGCCAGACACCAGCGACTACACACCAACCCATAA
- the LOC136588214 gene encoding oocyte zinc finger protein XlCOF6-like isoform X3, whose translation MTLCQDSATQTEAPNLSESDSLPEIYIHVPIDQTEYLSVCKKGGLASGDSAFMASNICKPLLHTVVHSPTEENLMTSKEYRSADPKPTTTEYTVVKIKEEPVEWEEDYSRSDELPIQIGCTQTRPKSSISLYPEGLMVQAPTPYTTMQIKQEQPSDEEESLIETGISVSVEQSQRHFILAKSSDGSFRETDIHRGSDNSQMDYGSTFIKGQYYDDNDMQPGAEDLSTTPLYQEPYMEEITYEYYSAHSSNLHQKKDNRDKPFSCSECGKCFKYNSLLLHHSKSHQKKPLICCECGKQYSCKTEFDIHQRIHTGEKPFICSDCGKGFRRKSHMLRHKRIHGDKEIYPCPECGKSFHRQDVLNQHRKIHKTNQVETYTSTKHTLPQNLYATYDKIESFPCSECGESFDDGSQLEEHQGVHAGEKPFSCAECGKSFRFEALLELHWGSHITAVSCPECGKSFASQSLLNHHLKVHAGANDCICSECGKGFPSRSQLVDHYRTHTGEKPYMCPDCGKYFRRKAHVVRHRKIHKGNKPFSCLECGKCFENQEFLERHTKMHKKRRPYICAQCGKSYTKNSHLARHQRIHTRQSTHTCPRCGESFQYPALLNQHMKLHTGKTDYTCPCCMKTFTSEVALLKHQKIHSKEKSFICAECGKSFTFYSHFMRHQTTHTGEKPFECPECGKRFTRDSHLARHQRLHTNP comes from the coding sequence ATGACCTTGTGCCAAGATAGCGCAACACAAACTGAGGCACCTAACCTCAGTGAAAGTGACTCTCTACCTGAAATCTACATCCACGTTCCCATTGACCAGACTGAATATTTATCTGTCTGTAAGAAGGGTGGCCTAGCTTCTGGCGACTCAGCGTTCATGGCTAGTAATATATGTAAACCCTTGCTACACACAGTGGTACATAGCCCTACTGAGGAAAATTTAATGACCAGTAAAGAATATAGATCTGCTGATCCTAAACCCACAACAACTGAATATACAGTTGTTAAAATTAAGGAGGAACCTGTTGAGTGGGAGGAAGACTATTCCAGATCAGATGAGCTGCCTATACAAATTGGGTGTACACAGACTAGACCTAAGAGCAGCATTTCTTTATATCCAGAAGGTTTAATGGTCCAAGCACCAACACCATATACAACCATGCAAATAAAGCAAGAACAACCCTCGGACGAAGAGGAATCTCTCATAGAGACTGGAATATCTGTGTCAGTAGAACAATCACAAAGGCACTTCATACTAGCCAAAAGTTCTGATGGGAGTTTCAGAGAGACAGACATCCATAGAGGCTCTGATAATTCCCAGATGGATTATGGCTCCACTTTTATAAAGGGGCAATACTATGATGATAACGACATGCAACCAGGTGCTGAGGATTTGTCAACTACTCCGTTATACCAGGAACCGTATATGGAGGAGATTACATATGAATATTATTCTGCTCATTCTAGCAACTTGCACCAGAAAAAGGACAATCGGGACAAACCCTTTTCCTGCTCAGAGTGTGGAAAGTGTTTTAAATACAATAGTCTTCTTCTCCACCACTCTAAATCCCATCAGAAGAAGCCACTCATATGTTGTGAATGTGGAAAACAGTATTCTTGCAAGACAGAGTTTGATATacatcagaggattcacacaggtgAAAAGCCTTTTATTTGTTCCGACTGTGGGAAAGGCTTCCGGAGGAAATCTCACATGCTCCGACACAAGCGAATTCATGGAGACAAGGAGATATATCCTTGCCCAGAATGTGGCAAGTCTTTTCATCGTCAGGATGTCCTAAACCAGCATCGGAAAATACACAAAACGAACCAAGTGGAGACCTACACTTCCACCAAACACACTCTGCCACAAAACCTCTATGCAACTTATGACAAGATTGAAAGCTTTCCATGCTCTGAATGTGGGGAAAGCTTTGATGATGGTTCACAACTTGAGGAACACCAGGGGGTTCATGcaggggagaaaccattctcTTGTGCAGAATGTGGCAAATCATTCCGTTTTGAAGCCCTTCTGGAGTTGCATTGGGGTAGCCACATTACTGCAGTTTCATGCCCTGAATGTGGAAAGAGCTTTGCAAGTCAGAGTCTTCTTAACCATCACCTGAAGGTTCATGCAGGAGCAAATGATTGCATATGTTCTGAATGCGGCAAGGGATTTCCCAGTCGGtcccagctggttgaccactacAGAACGcatacaggagagaaaccatatatGTGCCCTGATTGTGGAAAGTATTTTCGTAGGAAAGCTCATGTTGTTAGGCATCGCAAAATCCACAAGGGCAATAAACCGTTTTCCTGCCTGGAGTGTGGAAAATGCTTTGAGAATCAAGAGTTTCTTGAGCGACACACAAAGATGCACAAAAAGAGAAGACCGTACATTTGTGCTCAATGTGGTAAAAGTTACACCAAAAATTCTCATCTAGCCAGACACCAGAGGATACACACTAGACAAAGCACACACACATGTCCCAGATGTGGAGAAAGTTTCCAGTATCCAGCCCTCTTGAATCAACACATGAAACTTCATACTGGGAAAACTGACTATACGTGTCCGTGCTGTATGAAGACCTTCACTTCAGAAGTGGCTCTCCTTAAACATCAGAAAATCCATTCAAAGGAAAAATCTTTCATCTGTGCAGAATGTGGTAAAAGTTTCACTTTCTATTCTCATTTCATGAGGCATCAGACCacacacacaggagaaaagcctttCGAGTGTCCAGAGTGTGGAAAGCGGTTCACACGAGATTCACATCTGGCCAGACACCAGCGACTACACACCAACCCATAA